In one Drosophila albomicans strain 15112-1751.03 chromosome X, ASM965048v2, whole genome shotgun sequence genomic region, the following are encoded:
- the LOC117574929 gene encoding late secretory pathway protein AVL9 homolog, which produces MASEPENKPPILHILVVGFHHKLGCQVEFSHPPLIAGSTGRNECPSGWKYLPTLALPDGSHNFVEDTVFFNLPSLFEPAASIYGVSCYRQIPVEKLKIRTADVTRSTVQKSVCILARLPIYGYIEVKLALIADAFFDQGDFSCTELLVKAYQQLNACLLDEETRRPLRHFHVGLSLREIVLHWRHKTLILFKLLLLQRRVVCFGSPVRGMCVLILGMASLIPRLLEKGFQEVACVRTSRPLSPMPDFTDSLQREAAAEIEVETKVHTEAEAVPEAEAEAVTEVEAEIVPEAEDLTLVSSAASAGSQCGNSSGNTSPHTTPNSQSQDSSSCPTTTPTHPDLQRVDSTESGHSAGKRNGRSSSLTREASVDTLASNLAALCAINPDEYRAPVSIFASGNLCLPYLSLPYMDLLSDPMVLSYIIGTSNVLFQQKRQLADVLVDIEAANLDAHDPELRRQLVLSTEDLRYMDFILKHVQTPKEDAEGSEYWIREQFQGYILALLRTAVAPDVKDNDHFNAQFMNAFKRTQCYQEWYDVRPEPEFFDALPAGHPFAGTLSVADMKLKLAQTMQNSESGRKINQAVNTTSRAVGGAISQAKGAFSSWWSSITTAPPVNSSGTVAGANSAGGSESSSQSQSLSHIDEGIDGAAVSQQPQEISVTFQNHKDDTQLDVAGVSIHISSQISEESLEEAHDSSANSPQHQQQGIVEIGREAELLDRCTNNEQQATTTTANSPQSQAQSQPLRAIGCGGDLTLSSGTAAAVECNNGDVFIV; this is translated from the exons ATGGCCAGCGAGCCAGAGAACAAGCCGCCTATATTGCACATTCTGGTCGTTGGCTTCCATCACAAACTCGGCTGTCAGGTGGAATTCTCGCATCCCCCTCTAATCGCCGGCTCCACGGGCCGCAACGAATGCCCATCGGGCTGGAAGTATCTGCCCACCCTAGCGCTGCCCGATGGTTCGCACAACTTTGTCGAGGATACGGTCTTCTTCAATCTACCCAGTCTCTTtgagccagcagccagcataTACGGTGTGTCATGCTATCGCCAGATACCCGTCGAAAAGTTGAAAATACGCACCGCTGACGTGACCCGCAGCACCGTACAAAAGTCCGTCTGCATCTTGGCTCGACTGCCCATCTATGGCTACATTGAGGTAAAGTTGGCGCTCATTGCAGACGCTTTCTTCGACCAGGGCGACTTCAGTTGCACCGAACTGTTGGTCAAAGCTTATCAGCAGTTGAATGCCTGTTTGCTGGATGAGGAGACGCGCCGCCCGCTGCGACATTTCCATGTGGGACTGTCGCTGCGTGAGATTGTGCTGCACTGGCGCCACAAGACGCTGATACTGTTcaagctgctgctcctgcaaCGTCGCGTTGTCTGCTTTGGCTCCCCCGTGCGTGGCATGTGTGTCCTCATCCTGGGCATGGCGTCGTTGATACCACGATTGCTGGAGAAGGGCTTCCAGGAAGTGGCCTGTGTGCGTACGTCGCGACCTCTTTCGCCCATGCCCGACTTTACCGACTCACTGCAACGCGAAGCCGCTGCTGAGATTGAGGTGGAGACTAAGGTTCATACGGAGGCTGAGGCTGTGCCTGAAGCAGAGGCGGAGGCAGTGACAGAAGTAGAGGCTGAAATTGTGCCAGAGGCGGAGGACCTAACACTAGTCTCGTCGGCAGCGTCGGCGGGCTCGCAGTGCGgtaacagcagcggcaacacgTCGCCGCATACAACGCCCAATTCACAGTCGCAGGACTCCAGTAGCTGTCCGACAACAACGCCAACGCATCCAGATCTGCAGCGTGTGGACTCCACGGAAAGTGGCCACAGCGCCGGCAAACGCAATGGACGCAGCAGCTCACTGACCCGTGAGGCCAGTGTGGACACCTTGGCAT CCAATCTTGCAGCACTGTGCGCCATCAATCCGGATGAGTATCGTGCGCCAGTGAGCATATTTGCCAGTGGCAATCTCTGCTTGCCGTACTTATCGCTACCATACATGGATCTGCTTAGCGATCCCATGGTACTCTCCTATATCATTGGCACCTCCAACGTCCTATTCCAACAGAAACGTCAGCTGGCTGACGTTCTTGTCGACATTGAGGCTGCCAATCTGGACGCCCACGATCCGGAACTGCGCCGTCAGCTGGTGCTAAGCACCGAGGATCTGCGCTACATGGACTTCATACTGAAACACGTACAAACGCCCAAGGAGGATGCCGAGGGCAGCGAATACTGGATACGCGAGCAGTTCCAGGGCTATATTCTGGCTTTGCTGCGCACTGCGGTTGCACCTG atgTCAAAGACAATGATCACTTCAATGCGCAGTTTATGAATGCATTTAAGCGCACACAATGCTATCAGGAATGGTACGATGTGCGACCCGAACCCGAATTTTTTGATGCACTTCCCGCCGGTCATCCGTTTGCGGGCACTCTATCCGTGGCGGACATGAAGCTCAAGCTGGCACA AACTATGCAGAATAGCGAAAGTGGACGCAAAATTAATCAGGCCGTTAATACGACCAGTCGAGCTGTTGGTGGTGCCATCTCTCAGGCGAAAGGCGCCTTCTCCAGCTGGTGGTCGTCGATTACAACAGCGCCGCCCGTTAATAGTTCGGGTACAGTTGCCGGAGCTAATTCGGCTGGTGGCAGTGAGAGCAGCAGTCAGAGCCAGAGTCTCAGTCACATTGATGAGGGCATCGATGGTGCTGCGGTGTCGCAACAGCCTCAAGAGATCTCAGTTACATTCCAGAACCACAAAGACGATACCCAACTGGATGTGGCCGGTGTCAGCATACACATTTCCAGTCAGATCAGCGAGGAGAGCCTTGAGGAGGCGCATGATTCGAGCGCTAACTCAccacagcatcaacaacaggGAATCGTGGAAATTGGTCGCGAAGCCGAATTGCTCGATCGGTGCACCAACAATgagcagcaggcaacaacgacgacagcgaACTCTCCTCAATCGCAGGCGCAATCTCAGCCACTGCGTGCTATTGGCTGCGGTGGTGATCTGACGCTGTCTAGTGGTACAGCAGCCGCTGTTGAGTGTAATAACGGGGATGTTTTCATAGTTTGA